In the Malania oleifera isolate guangnan ecotype guangnan chromosome 1, ASM2987363v1, whole genome shotgun sequence genome, one interval contains:
- the LOC131153129 gene encoding probable galacturonosyltransferase-like 1: MRKPLPFFTHFFLLSILLLHLRQLAAAGIDGAAPNHRFREAPQFRNSPHCPSIHYNHTLHDEEEGNGHEDLGPAICSDQAVHVAMTLDAAYLRGSMAAVHSILQHSACPENVNFHFVAAASADARRLRATLSRSFPSLRFRVYRFDSAAVSGLISTSIRAALDCPLNYARNYLADLLPSCVRRAVYLDSDLILVDDIAKLAATPLGSGAVLAAPEYCNANFTSYFTPSFWSNPSLSLTFAGRNACYFNTGVMVIDLERWREGQYTAKIQEWMELQKRMRIYELGSLPPFLLVFAGNIAPVDHRWNQHGLGGDNYRGLCRDLHPGPVSLLHWSGKGKPWARLDANRPCPLDALWAPYDLLEVPFALDS, encoded by the coding sequence ATGCGAAAACCTTTACCATTTTTCACCCACTTCTTTCTCCTCTCTATCCTGCTCCTCCACCTCCGCCAGCTTGCCGCCGCTGGTATCGACGGCGCCGCCCCCAACCACCGCTTTAGGGAAGCCCCGCAATTCCGCAATTCCCCGCATTGCCCTTCCATCCACTACAACCACACCCTTCACGATGAAGAAGAGGGCAACGGACATGAGGATTTGGGCCCGGCCATTTGCTCCGACCAAGCGGTCCACGTGGCGATGACCCTCGACGCCGCCTACCTCCGGGGATCCATGGCCGCCGTCCACTCCATCCTCCAGCACTCTGCCTGCCCCGAAAACGTCAACTTCCACTTCGTCGCGGCCGCGTCAGCCGACGCCCGCCGCCTGCGTGCCACCCTTTCCCGCTCCTTTCCCTCCCTCCGCTTCCGCGTCTACCGCTTTGATTCCGCCGCCGTCTCCGGCCTCATCTCCACATCCATCCGGGCGGCGCTCGATTGCCCCCTCAACTACGCGCGCAACTACCTAGCCGACCTCCTCCCCTCTTGTGTCCGCCGCGCCGTCTATCTCGACTCCGACCTCATCCTCGTCGACGACATCGCGAAGCTCGCCGCGACCCCCCTCGGCAGCGGCGCCGTCCTCGCCGCTCCCGAGTACTGCAACGCCAACTTCACTTCCTACTTCACGCCGTCGTTCTGGTCCAACCCCTCGCTCTCCCTGACCTTCGCCGGACGCAACGCCTGCTACTTCAACACCGGAGTGATGGTGATAGACCTGGAGCGGTGGCGCGAAGGCCAGTACACGGCTAAGATCCAGGAGTGGATGGAGCTTCAGAAGCGAATGAGGATATACGAACTGGGGTCGTTGCCGCCATTCTTGTTGGTTTTCGCGGGGAATATAGCGCCGGTGGATCACCGGTGGAATCAGCACGGGTTGGGGGGAGACAATTACCGGGGGCTTTGCCGGGATCTGCATCCGGGGCCGGTGAGCCTGTTGCACTGGAGCGGGAAGGGGAAGCCATGGGCGCGGCTGGACGCTAACAGGCCCTGCCCGTTGGATGCATTGTGGGCTCCTTACGATCTTTTGGAAGTGCCATTTGCTCTCGATTCTTGA